In Anoplopoma fimbria isolate UVic2021 breed Golden Eagle Sablefish chromosome 12, Afim_UVic_2022, whole genome shotgun sequence, one DNA window encodes the following:
- the LOC129099834 gene encoding PRELI domain containing protein 3B-like has translation MKIWASEHVFNHPWETVTKAAMQKYPNPMNPGVFGVDVLDRSVDTQGRLHSTRLLSTEWGLPAMAKSMIGVTRTCTYVQEHSVVDPKEKSFELKSTNISFTNLVSVDEKLTYKPHPQDPEKTVLTQEALISVKGISLSSYLEGLMAKTISTNAGKGREAMEWVIRRLNTEIEELAATARGSIRAPMAAAVADK, from the exons aTGAAGATCTGGGCTTCTGAGCACGTCTTTAA cCATCCATGGGAGACGGTGACCAAGGCGGCAATGCAGAAGTACCCCAACCCCATGAACCCCGGTGTGTTTGGTGTGGATGTTCTGGACAGAAGCGTTGACACACAGGGGCGGTTACACAGCACCAGACTGCTCAGCACAGAGTGGGGGCTTCCCGCCATGGCCAAGTCT ATGATCGGGGTAACAAGGACATGCACTTATGTTCAGGAACATTCAGTTGTGGACCCCAAAGAGAAGAGCTTTGAGCTGAAATCTACAAAT ATCTCCTTCACTAACCTCGTATCTGTGGATGAGAAGTTGACCTACAAGCCACATCCGCAGGATCCTGAAAA GACGGTGCTGACACAAGAGGCTCTGATCAGTGTGAAAGGCATCAGTCTGAGTAGCTACCTCGAGGGTCTCATGGCCAAGACCATCTCTACCAACGCCGGCAAG GGTCGGGAGGCAATGGAGTGGGTCATCAGAAGATTAAACACAGAAATTGAGGAGTTGGCGGCGACAGCTCGTGGTTCTATACGTGCTCCAATGGCGGCGGCAGTCGCAGACAAATGA
- the atp5f1e gene encoding ATP synthase subunit epsilon, mitochondrial, which yields MVAYWRQAGVSYIRFSSLCANALRAAMKPQFQSVALKAAEANVKVHKPKPAA from the exons ATGGTCGCTTACTGGAGACAGGCTGGCGTCAG CTACATCCGCTTCTCGTCTCTCTGCGCTAACGCGCTGCGCGCCGCCATGAAGCCGCAGTTCCAGTCTGTCGCCCTGAAGGCCGCAGAGGCCAACGTGAAGGTCCACAAGCCCAAACCAGCagcat